One region of Rhizoctonia solani chromosome 9, complete sequence genomic DNA includes:
- a CDS encoding peptidase C14, protein MGKSPYVPFLTPIPTAHTSMAESTSKPFMMQLREALVRSKRRLKKRLQLRWNESGSVFKTATMERAGNSDLDGWPLIRASLDALESSADWFGPMKAAIGPLIECVEVYERECDGRKEKLKLRKKLNAIMHDLTELKKHPAGFAMTGSIQCIIRDIQEEAETINDENKTAISTGRRLRSIMEGTGEILECYSRIDEHLQRLARNVNLRIMDTIYEQAKDSRLTQILSAESAFYDSGDVKRGGCAPGTREPQIKMLIEWASNPDSGRTCWMNEMAGTGKTTIAYTVCKMLGSQLGASFFCSRAISECRQVKSIIPCIAYQLARFSVPFSGALVKALMASPDVHLRSLKQQYEKLIFEPSVEVKESLPADVIIVIDALDECEDPDSVGQILDLLLSPDYKLPIRYFVSSRPEKEICARMEARTSESGDIPLVLYDLQSDIVAADIKRYMQLELKDVRLNDEQWSKVLKQCGVLFIYASTMCHFIKQGHATDTLDESLEAIINSSYIPVEGEQPIDSLYSTILTSAFKRSGMSKGNMERMKAVLGSVICAVEPMKRDTIVSLLRLNSLQHLDSLLQPLRSVLNISKESGLVTTLHASFPDYLLSRDRSGEFWCDAARRHTALAEACLQAIEASEPKMNICGLPSSHLLDSEVEGLNERVQRAISPGLAYACQHWPKHLGRGEYRAALVDRVRTFFFDNLLLWMEVANLLKKMRHGTGIIQQAERWCTKTTIPEDVSRIAHDAVHFVSVYANHPTSESTPHIYISMLPFWPASRPVSIAYMPRTAGLVKPQGTAISQRVLSLLATWKVSRGLVRSMSLSADGTRLAVPAKRSIDILDTFTGEVIVSLTSQLVQRVEHFATSPDGTQVAVRGINSTLQLWNVNKDDTTTELLPSTGSSIYSVAFSSNAYHIACGLGNGDIYICSLSTDKPPLGPLKGHNDRVSSVAFSPDCLHLASGSWDNTVRIWDVRTGHSIGQPFTGHTDSITSVSYSPDGSHIVSASNDFSIRVWDIRAAQTVLGPLKAHSGWVTSATFSPNAVFIASASVDKTIRVYDALTGSTVLGPLQAHTRWVNSVIFSPDRSRLFSCSDDGTVRIWNVQDAAVSNAQPSATGPSGAIASIRHSRSGLRVVSGSSDGAVRVWNAETGKLVLGPLSGHNSTVSCVDYSPSGRYIASASWDCTLRIWDADTGQDVHGAIRGHNHALRSVRFSPDESTIVSGLDGGAVRLWDVKTGQCVLQPLQGGSAVWSVGFSPDGQRVVSGFRDGTLRVIDRRTGETVVGPVHGHSDTVNSVEFSPNGIQIVSGSDDNSVRVWDAQTGLQVTVCGGDGVSHDSGVTSVGFSPNGLYIVSGSEDNTVCVWDAHTGKMLLGPLRRHTNVIRCVQFSPDSSHVVSCSSDGTIRFWDVSSCATKSRTREQMAGGESQAANPGQDHSKALDSWTLDRDGWAVDSENRRLVWVPSDLRIPLAIPPNDLVISPQGCWRLGFVGAMMGGAWAGCYRL, encoded by the exons ATGGGCAAATCTCCATACGTCCCATTCTTGACGCCCATACCCACAGCTCACACAAGCATGGCGGAATCGACCTCAAAGCCCTTCATGATGCAGCTTCGCGAAGCACTCGTGCGCTCAAAGCGTAGACTGAAGAAACGACTGCAGCTGCGATGGAACGAGTCAGGTTCGGTCTTCAAGACCGCGACAATGGAACGAGCTGGCAATAGCGACCTGGACGGCTGGCCTCTGATCAGGGCTTCGTTGGATGCTCTGGAGTCTAGTGCTGACTGGTTCGGACCAATGAAAGCTGCGATCGGCCCGCTGATTGAATGCGTCGAAGTCTATGAG CGCGAGTGCGATGGGCGCAAAGAGAAACTCAAGCTACGGAAGAAGCTGAACGCAATAATGCATGATCTCACAGAGCTCAAGAAGCATCCAGCTGGATTCGCAATGACTGGTAGCATTCAGTGTATCATTCG AGATATTCAAGAGGAGGCGGAGACAATCAATGATGAAAACAAAACGGCAATATCGACAGGAAGACGACTGAGAAGTATAATGGAAGGAACAGGAGAGATACTCGAGTGCTACAGTCGCATCGACGAGCACCTTCAGCGATTGGCG CGTAACGTGAATCTAAGAATAATGGACACTATATACGAACAGGCGAAG GATTCACGTCTGACCCAGATTCTGTCCGCCGAGTCTGCGTTTTACGACTCGGGAGACGTCAAACGAGGCGGCTGTGCTCCAGGAACTCGCGAGCCGCAAATCAAGATGCTCATAGAATGGGCATCCAATCCAGACTCCGGAAGAACGTGCTGGATGAATGAAATGGCTGGCACAGGCAAGACCACCATCGCATATACCGTGTGCAAAATGCTTGGCAGTCAGCTAGGAGCCAGTTTCTTTTGCTCCCGCGCCATCTCCGAGTGCCGGCAGGTCAAGTCAATCATACCGTGTATCGCGTATCAGCTCGCTCGGTTCTCTGTTCCTTTTAGCGGTGCCCTCGTCAAGGCTTTGATGGCAAGCCCCGATGTGCATCTTCGGAGTCTGAAGCAGCAGTACGAGAAGCTTATTTTTGAGCCATCGGTCGAAGTAAAAGAATCGCTACCTGCGGATGTAATCATTGTGATAGATGCGTTGGACGAGTGCGAGGATCCCGACAGCGTTGGCCAAATCCTCGATCTGCTGCTCTCACCGGACTACAAGCTTCCGATTCGCTACTTTGTCTCGAGCCGACCTGAAAAAGAGATATGTGCGCGGATGGAGGCAAGGACCAGCGAATCCGGGGACATACCGCTGGTACTATACGACCTGCAGTCGGACATAGTGGCGGCGGATATCAAAAGATATATGCAACTTGAGCTGAAAGACGTTAGGCTAAATGATGAGCAATGGTCGAAGGTCCTTAAGCAATGCGGAGTGCTATTTATCTACGCATCAACAATGTGTCATTTCATCAAGCAAGGCCATGCAACGGACACCCTGGATGAGTCGCTTGAGGCAATCATAAACTCGTCGTATATACCAGTGGAAGGCGAACAGCCTATCGACAGCCTATACTCAACAATACTCACAAGCGCCTTCAAGAGATCCGGAATGAGCAAGGGCAACATGGAACGAATGAAAGCGGTACTCGGATCGGTGATATGCGCAGTTGAGCCGATGAAGCGCGACACCATTGTCAGTCTCCTCAGGCTAAACAGCCTCCAGCATTTGGACTCTTTGTTGCAGCCGTTGCGTTCTGTGCTCAACATCTCAAAGGAAAGCGGGCTGGTGACCACGCTGCATGCGTCCTTTCCAGATTACTTGCTATCCCGTGACCGATCTGGCGAATTTTGGTGCGATGCAGCACGCCGACATACAGCGCTGGCAGAAGCGTGCCTACAAGCGATCGAGGCGTCAGAGCCAAAGATGAACATATGCGGCCTCCCTTCCTCTCATTTGCTAGACAGCGAAGTGGAAGGCCTCAACGAGCGAGTGCAGCGCGCAATCTCACCCGGCCTTGCTTATGCATGCCAGCACTGGCCAAAACACCTAGGCCGCGGCGAGTATCGAGCAGCGTTAGTCGATCGTGTGCGCACCTTTTTCTTCGATAATCTGCTACTGTGGATGGAAGTCGCCAACCTACTCAAGAAAATGCGCCACGGCACCGGCATCATTCAGCAAGCAGAAAGATGGTGTACG AAAACCACTATACCCGAAGACGTATCAAGAATCGCTCATGACGCTGTGCACTTCGTATCAGTATACGCCAACCACCCCACATCCGAGAGCACgccacatatatacatatccATGCTTCCCTTTTGGCCTGCATCCCGACCGGTCTCGATTGCATACATGCCAAGAACAGCCGGACTCGTAAAGCCACAAGGCACGGCAATCAGCCAGCGAGTGCTATCGCTGTTGGCCACCTGGAAGGTCTCGCGCGGGCTAGTCCGTTCGATGAGTCTGTCAGCTGACGGAACTCGACTCGCAGTCCCCGCTAAGCGCAGCATCGATATACTCGACACGTTTACCGGCGAAGTGATTGTCAGTCTCACCAGCCAGCTCGTACAACGGGTTGAGCATTTTGCTACGTCCCCCGACGGCACTCAAGTGGCAGTCCGCGGTATCAACTCTACCCTGCAGCTATGGAACGTGAACAAAGACGATACCACTACCGAGCTTCTACCAAGTACTGGCTCAAGTATTTACTCTGTCGCATTTTCATCCAACGCATACCACATCGCTTGTGGCTTGGGTAACGGAGACATATACATCTGCTCGTTGAGCACAGACAAACCCCCACTTGGGCCACTCAAGGGACACAATGATAGAGTCAGTTCGGTCGCTTTTTCTCCTGACTGCTTGCATCTCGCATCTGGATCATGGGACAACACAGTCCGCATCTGGGATGTGCGAACTGGACATTCCATTGGACAGCCTTTCACAGGTCATACAGATAGCATCACCTCAGTCTCGTACTCCCCTGATGGCTCACACATCGTCTCCGCCTCCAATGACTTCAGTATCCGAGTGTGGGATATACGAGCCGCACAGACCGTTCTAGGACCGCTCAAAGCACATTCCGGCTGGGTTACCTCTGCTACCTTCTCCCCCAACGCTGTTTTCATCGCATCCGCATCAGTTGATAAGACCATCCGAGTGTATGACGCACTCACCGGCAGCACAGTGCTTGGTCCTCTACAGGCCCACACCCGCTGGGTCAACTCGGTCATATTCTCTCCTGATAGGTCTCGCCTGTTCTCTTGCTCAGACGATGGCACTGTGCGCATATGGAACGTGCAAGATGCGGCCGTGTCGAACGCCCAACCTTCAGCCACAGGTCCTTCTGGGGCAATAGCGTCCATCCGGCACTCGCGCAGCGGACTTCGAGTCGTCTCTGGCTCATCCGACGGGGCTGTTCGTGTGTGGAATGCAGAGACCGGAAAACTAGTGCTGGGGCCGTTGAGCGGACACAATAGTACTGTTTCGTGTGTTGACTACTCACCAAGCGGCAGATACATCGCATCTGCTTCATGGGATTGCACCTTGCGAATCTGGGATGCAGACACTGGACAAGACGTCCACGGGGCAATCCGAGGTCATAACCACGCACTGCGATCCGTGCGGTTCTCTCCGGACGAGTCGACGATTGTGTCTGGGTTGGATGGCGGTGCAGTTCGACTATGGGATGTCAAGACCGGCCAGTGCGTGTTGCAGCCACTCCAAGGTGGCTCAGCAGTTTGGTCGGTCGGATTCTCTCCCGATGGTCAGCGTGTTGTCTCTGGCTTCCGTGATGGAACGCTGCGGGTGATAGACCGACGGACAGGCGAGACGGTGGTTGGCCCAGTCCACGGACACAGTGACACCGTCAACTCAGTCGAGTTCTCGCCAAACGGAATCCAAATCGTCTCAGGGTCGGATGACAACTCAGTCCGAGTATGGGATGCGCAGACCGGATTGCAGGTTACGGTTTGTGGAGGGGATGGCGTGTCACATGACTCCGGCGTGACCTCTGTTGGATTCTCGCCCAATGGTCTCTACATCGTGTCTGGCTCTGAGGATAATACTGTGTGCGTGTGGGATGCGCATACGGGGAAGATGCTGCTCGGACCACTGAGGAGACACACCAACGTGATACGATGCGTGCagttctcacccgacagcTCACACGTTGTCTCATGTTCATCCGACGGCACTATCCGGTTCTGGGACGTCTCGAGTTGCGCAACGAAGTCACGGACACGGGAGCAGATGGCTGGAG GTGAAAGCCAAGCAGCCAACCCTGGCCAGGATCACAGCAAAGCGCTCGACTCTTGGACTCTCGACCGCGACGGCTGGGCAGTAGACTCAGAGAATCGGCGGCTGGTATGGGTGCCATCGGATCTCCGCATCCCACTTGCTATTCCTCCAAATGATTTAGTGATATCTCCTCAAGGGTGCTGGAGACTGGGGTTTGTGGGGGCCATGATGGGAGGAGCCTGGGCTGGCTGTTACCGTCTTTGA
- a CDS encoding Fungal Zn(2)-Cys(6) binuclear cluster domain has translation MPPRSTAGCYTCKRRKKKCDETQPFCTRCIRSGRQCEGYAPLESPDIKGIMRRGKATPAQKHVPPPRSSNTPESQKEHTTLSSPISTNVSDQPSDPQTPPLDPNITLSQSSDTDSAFPLSPPDTAPWQPSVLTSGVRYVTEGKGGGLAGRWLESLDPGAGLRSGDGEDRWTDTYGQETRAYETSWPMFHGDDQAMAPNLPSAFISEVAADEELEDDPEGAKYEMCTVPVLDANTVDNTLPFILECYARWIHLVIFEPSKAANPMKDTIIAQFMRSPDERPKMILLANVVGSLGRSLRYDARVSQLVDYLRTEAYGNIAKFLSDQPGDERERDRQSALAALDLMMEAGQSFRNPWLPAESFAGYPHPTILEANADYRQIDGSRSPHLS, from the exons ATGCCGCCTCGATCTACGGCTGGGTGCTATACGTGTAAACGTAG GAAAAAGAAGTGTGACGAG ACGCAGCCATTCTGTACAAGATGCATTCGATCAGGAAGACAGTGCGAAGGATACGCTCCGCTCGAAAGTCCGGACATCAAGGGTATCATGAGGCGGGGTAAAGCTACGCCCGCGCAGAAACATGTGCCTCCACCACGGTCGTCGAACACGCCTGAGTCACAGAAAGAACACACCACACTGTCATCGCCAATCAGCACGAATGTATCGGACCAGCCATCTGACCCACAAACACCGCCTCTGGACCCCAACATCACACTCTCCCAGTCGTCGGACACAGACAGCGCTTTCCCTCTTTCGCCCCCAGACACTGCTCCATGGCAGCCATCAGTGCTGACCTCAGGCGTACGGTATGTAACAGAAGGGAAGGGTGGTGGGCTTGCTGGGCGATGGTTGGAATCCCTTGACCCTGGGGCTGGGTTGCGTTCTGGCGATGGTGAAGATAGGTGGACTGATACATATGGGCAAGAAACGAGGGCATACGAAACCTCGTGGCCGATGTTCCACGGGGACGACCAAGCGATGGCCCCGAATTTGCCATCCGCGTTTATATCCGAAGTGGCAGCAGATGAGGAATTGGAAGATGACCCAGAAGGAGCGAAATATGAGATGTGCACAGTGCCGGTACTGGATGCAAACACGGTGGACAACACTCTGCCGTTTATACTGGAATGCT ATGCTCGGTGGATACATCTGGTGATATTTGAACCTAGCAAAGCAGCGAACCCGATGAAGGATACGATCATAGCGCAGTTTATGCGATCTCCGGACGAGAGACCGAAGATGATACTGCTTGCGAACGTGGTTGGTAGCCTCGGGAGAAGTCTGCGGTACGACGCAAGAGTATCTCAGTTGGTGGACTACCTGCGAACCGAAGCGTACGGAAACATCGCGAAGTTTCTATCGGACCAACCTGGGGACGAACGTGAGAGGGACAGGCAGAGTGCGTTGGCCGCACTGGACCTTATGATGGAGGCAGGCCAATCATTTAGAAACCCGTGGCTCCCTGCTGAATCTTTTGCAGGTTATCCTCATCCAACGATACTCGAAGCCAATGCTGACTATCGTCAAATTGATGGAAGCCGCAGCCCCCATCTTTCGTAG
- a CDS encoding glycoside hydrolase family 6 protein has product MSASVNIRHFATTDIIVSITTGRPMFFRYDTSYSPQILEMIKDGRYGMQWLHGIADQYIVILAHINVLFEEFGTKAGTEHVAEIENQISEVGSFTERSADPVSTVWRYTVRECWKMTMYIYLYMVLCGASTVDSRVLPRVKSFTRLIDAVTPGRNPDSFLYIPMIIVGASSYRQRDRAVIQRRMFGLQECLNPGSCGYDAMNMLIDVWRRTEAENRPAMIATADARNSLLAKKSAEKEASALNRERLIRELLRVTEWRSKSGVGAFPRTGGQESVPDELLQYYLTPFPDGTFPSALDLITRHLESTPEPEPEPLKEPQPDSELAPESEPETALEPEAETEPVVDPSTPMVKTEEDDAIMNDSEEAGVYPVVPAPQEQDEDVEMQPPAETPSTTATATATAEATPDPLPFAPEPAPAARVHEPIQPVPTAAHAPVQVPPILTQLPSEPVAASPVAMVESAEESNPNLESTPARPKFDPSRPLHTQPPLAPPPPDERIPTLATLKDLMFSSSSTNEPEPTINPSALSIRQSPTTPTAKTNPSAKSLANPYAASLPPLPPLPADLARKVAGVKVRRQRVQQTNGVNWGGSGIWAGQHQQQQQQAGAGSGLGPGGAGAQGWWASVNVGQAPAPGQTHAPQTGMELLRWQAILQINPAHVFARRPTKCVTTHEWRVLRHELEYTRAMQRIEQLKQDGMWSFRQPKKQRGPPLPKTHWDYLMDEMKWLQIDYREERRWKTVIAFELAHAAREWHEASPEERKEMCVGFRKTDYLTNEEPGENEDVEMDGGKGGLEVQAEGEGEAAEDDVEMTERVGSDGKAAELRSEPENEDEPEDKQEPHTGGMDPREDVMGADDDAAVIEESKEPEKEKDGDQEPGMMAQDDAPGVLTKDEPTVPPSKEYSPAKDPDLPDDDADGEDDPSLLAKNALRPDAEGAEATLADLEYIDSVREELVQLATAPSLLTSFALPPLPAPASTKTKPDSIDILAELFPDLSLYTGISDSIDSDPAKQEKRPDESMTSVASGKLAHASRLMDIKPVLVGALDPARHLFKNRWIGLDEVPAVEDPRDVGTVRQDTLFNGNYLFAADKKPEEKALRRRPDSGMTHPVPAHVPPAPRDAQARLERVVWTPEDDQLLKSICDAYPNSWSLTADLFNSSRVTIKPDSRTPWDCYDRYTKMFGGGTAGGDEKPQGQGPVEIALPSPGGTIRKDSKPPVVDSKGKKVFENKKQVRQHYLYDTLRKVVRKRENANKANQPPKRTIPPPHETHSQLSNGQRIYTPAELSKLKAERDARHYAEMIKRRQEIYQQAVAAGRPVPRMPPGLVNIPIRSAQMNAHVQMQLQQQQVQAQVQQTQAQQSPPNPQAQPQIAQPQTQPISQPQVPPQAQQPQITPGQPQPQASGFVQRAQLAQPTQQQMSPPNGQVQPPRPQPQQQAMSHLLRQQMHMIPGAGMQNGMFVNRAQMGPEQVNQLLLQQAARALQNQQQQATTTTQTQIAAQPQIQVPSIQSAPTVAPTPGPIPTATGDGDDPQQKVTRITRAFKDNGPIPDGEFITSAIICNIGKTADAQNLPVNATAAVPAGTTVQFLRTDWQSDHPGPIMTYLAKCPGSCSAFKADSGNIWVKEDGYDAVSDRQLYGGPKNPGALWSAPVLGTSSLGSDESGLLGEDLRALHEPFRASYQTLPNAR; this is encoded by the exons ATGTCGGCGTCCGTGAACATTCGACACTTTGCTACGACGGATATTATAGTCAGCATAACCACCGGACGGCCTATGTTTTTCCGATACGATACATCTTATTCACCGCAAATCCTGGAAATGATCAAGGACGGTCGTTATGGGATGCAGTGGCTGCACGGCATAGCAGACCAGTACATCGTCATATTGGCCCATATCAACGTCTTGTTTGAGGAATTTGGAACCAAAGCGGGTACGGAACATGTTGCCGAAATCGAGAATCAGATCAGCGAGGTTGGGTCTTTTACTGAGCGCTCCGCCGACCCGGTCTCTACGGTTTGGAGGTACACCGTTCGAGAGTGCTGGAAGATGACTATGTACATCTATCTCTACATG GTTTTGTGTGGGGCGAGCACCGTTGACTCTCGAGTTCTTCCTCGGGTCAAATCCTTTACTCGTCTAATTGACGCTGTGACCCCAGGTCGTAACCCAGATTCATTCTTATATATCCCCATGATCATC GTCGGAGCCTCGTCGTACAGACAACGAGACCGGGCGGTGATCCAACGACGCATGTTCGGTCTACAAGAGTGTCTCAATCCTGGTAGTTGTGGGTACGATGCGATGAATATGTTGATCGACGTCTGGAGGCGGACCGAGGCTGAGAACCGACCAGCG ATGATTGCTACGGCGGATGCTCGTAATTCGTTGTTGGCCAAGAAGAGTGCCGAGAAGGA GGCCTCGGCATTAAATCGAGAGCGACTAATTCGGGAATTGCTGAGGGTTACAGAATGGAGATCCAAATCTGGCGTTGGGGCGTTCCCTCGTACAGGCGGCCAGGAATCCGTTCCAGATGAACTGCTGCAGTATTATCTGACCCCGTTCCCCGA TGGAACCTTTCCCTCGGCACTTGACCTTATTACTCGACACCTGGAATCCACTCCCGAGCCAGAACCAGAGCCGCTGAAAGAGCCACAGCCAGATTCAGAACTAGCGCCCGAATCCGAACCCGAGACCGCATTGGAGCCTGAAGCTGAAACTGAGCCGGTGGTTGACCCCAGCACACCCATGGTCAAGACGGAAGAGGATGATGCGATTATGAATGACTCCGAAGAGGCAGGTGTTTATCCTGTTGTT CCTGCGCCTCAAGAACAGGATGAGGATGTGGAGATGCAACCGCCGGCAGAAACTCCCAGTACTACGGCTACCGCGACCGCTACGGCTGAAGCCACCCCCGATCCGTTACCATTCGCTCCTGAGCCAGCCCCGGCTGCACGAGTTCACGAACCAATTCAGCCGGTACCAACTGCAGCTCATGCTCCGGTCCAGGTACCACCTATACTGACCCAACTACCATCCGAGCCAGTAGCAGCATCACCAGTAGCGATGGTCGAATCTGCGGAAGAGTCGAATCCAAACCTGGAGTCTACTCCTGCGAGGCCAAAATTCGACCCTTCGCGGCCGCTTCATACTCAACCGCCACTTGCCCCGCCTCCTCCAGACGAGAGGATTCCAACTCTTGCCACGCTCAAAGATCTCATGTTCTCATCCTCGTCCACAAACGAACCCGAGCCGACCATTAACCCATCAGCTCTCTCCATTCGCCAATCCCCAACGACCCCAACAGCCAAAACCAACCCATCTGCAAAGTCGCTTGCCAATCCTTATGCCGCCTCGCTACCCCCTCTTCCGCCTTTGCCAGCTGACTTGGCGAGAAAGGTAGCAGGCGTCAAGGTGCGAAGACAGCGAGTACAACAGACCAACGGGGTGAATTGGGGAGGGAGCGGAATTTGGGCCGGGCAacaccaacagcagcaacaacaagctgGGGCTGGAAGCGGCTTGGGACCCGGAGGCGCAGGTGCGCAAGGGTGGTGGGCTAGCGTCAATG TGGGCCAAGCACCCGCTCCCGGCCAGACGCACGCTCCTCAGACTGGGATGGAACTTTTGAGGTGGCAGGCGATCCTGCAAATCAATCCCGCACATGTGTTTGCGAGAAGACCTACCAAGTGTGTAACGACGCACGAGTGGAGG GTGTTGCGCCACGAGCTTGAATATACTCGGGCAATGCAGCGAATTGAACAACTGAAGCAAGATGGGATGTGGAGCTTTAGGCAACCGAAGAAGCAGAGGGGCCCACCACTTCCCAAGACGCATTGGGATTATCTCATGGACGAGATG AAATGGCTCCAAATTGATTACCGAGAAGAACGCCGATGGAAAACGGTAATCGCTTTCGAGCTCGCCCATGCCGCTCGAGAATGGCACGAGGCAAGTCCCGAAGAGAGGAAGGAAATGTGCGTTGGATTCCGCAAGACCGACTATCTGACGAATGAAGAGCCGGGTGAAAATGAGGATGTTGAAATGGATGGAGGGAAGGGAGGTCTAGAGGTGCAGGCGgagggagaaggagaagCAGCGGAGGACGATGTTGAGATGACCGAACGAGTGGGATCAGACGGAAAGGCGGCCGAACTACGGTCTGAACCCGAAAATGAGGATGAACCCGAGGATAAGCAGGAGCCACACACTGGGGGGATGGATCCAAGGGAGGATGTTATGGGTGCCGATGACGATGCAGCGGTAATCGAGGAGTCGAAGGAGCCggagaaagaaaaagatGGGGACCAGGAGCCCGGGATGATGGCCCAGGACGACGCACCTGGCGTATTAACCAAGGATGAACCAACTGTTCCACCGTCTAAAGAATACTCGCCAGCCAAAGATCCCGATCTCCCAGACGACGATGCAGATGGCGAAGATGACCCTAGTCTACTGGCCAAAAATGCCCTTAGGCCCGACGCGGAAGGTGCTGAAGCCACTTTGGCTGACTTGGAATACATCGATTCTGTTCGGGAAGAGCTCGTCCAGCTCGCCACCGCACCCTCGCTCCTAACTTCTTTCGCGCTCCCTCCTCTTCCTGCCCCCGCCTCGACAAAAACCAAGCCAGACAGCATCGACATCCTGGCTGAACTCTTCCCTGACCTTTCGCTCTACACCGGTATCTCCGATTCGATTGACTCCGACCCGGCAAAACAAGAAAAACGCCCAGACGAATCAATGACGAGCGTTGCGTCCGGAAAGCTCGCGCATGCCTCCCGATTAATGGATATCAAACCTGTTCTAGTGGGGGCCCTCGATCCTGCGCGACACTTGTTCAAGAATCGATGGATTGGACTTGATGAGGTTCCAGCTGTGGAGGATCCGAGGGACGTAGGCACTGTAAGGCAAGACACGCTATTCAATGGGAATT ACCTGTTCGCAGCCGACAAAAAACCCGAGGAGAAAGCCTTGCGAAGGAGACCTGATAGCGGAATGACCCACCCCGTTCCAGCGCATGTTCCCCCTGCACCACGGGACGCACAAGCTCGTTTGGAACGTGTGGTATGGACACCCGAAGACGATCAGCTCTTGAAATCCATTTGTGACGCCTATCCGAATAGCTGGTCCCTTACTGCCGACTTGTTTAACTCTTCCCGAGTGACTATTAAACCCGACTCCCGGACCCCCTGGGACTGCTATGATCGCTACACCAAAATGTTTGGAGGTGGGACGGCTGGCGGGGACGAAAAGCCACAAGGCCAAGGACCTGTGGAAATTGCGCTACCCTCGCCTGGTGGGACGATCCGCAAGGATTCCAAGCCTCCGGTGGTGGATTCCAAGGGTAAAAAAGTGTTCGAAAACAAGAAACAAGTTCGGCAACATTATTTGTATGATACGTTGCGCAAGGTAGTCAGGAAGCGGGAGAATGCGAACAAGGCTAACC AACCACCCAAACGAACGATCCCGCCTCCGCACGAGACACATTCTCAGCTCTCAAACGGGCAAAGAATATATACGCCTGCCGAGTTGTCGAAGCTCAAGGCTGAGAGGGATGCGAGACACTATGCGGAGATGATCAAGCGAAGGCAGGAGATTTACCAGCAGGCTGTGGCAGCCGGACGGCCAGTC CCACGAATGCCACCGGGTCTAGTTAATATCCCTATTCGGAGCGCTCAGATGAATGCACACGTTCAAATGCAGCTTCAGCAGCAACAGGTTCAAGCCCAGGTTCAGCAAACCCAAGCTCAACAGTCACCACCAAATCCACAGGCCCAGCCGCAAATAGCTCAACCCCAAACACAACCGATATCTCAACCACAAGTGCCACCTCAAGCTCAACAACCTCAAATCACTCCTGGACAACCGCAACCTCAAGCTTCAGGCTTTGTGCAGCGCGCGCAACTTGCCCAACCAACACAACAGCAAATGTCCCCTCCCAACGGACAAGTCCAGCCGCCTCGACCCCAACCACAACAACAAGCCATGAGCCATTTGTTGCGACAGCAAATGCATATGATACCTGGAGCTGGAATGCAGAACGGCATGTTTGTGAACCGAGCGCAGATGGGGCCTGAGCAAGTAAATCAGTTGCTATTG CAACAAGCAGCGAGGGCGTTACAGAATCAACAGCAGCAAGCAACAACGACCACCCAGACCCAAATCGCTGCACAGCCACAGATTCAAGTGCCAAGTATCCAATCGGCTCCAACCGTCGCACCAACGCCTGGCCCCATCCCGACCGCTACTGGGGACGGAGAT GACCCCCAGCAAAAGGTCACCCGCATTACTCGGGCTTTCAAAGATAATGGACCTATACCTGATGG GGAATTTATC ACCTCTGCCATCATATGTAATATCGGCAAGACGGCTGACGCTCAAAACTTGCCAGTTAACGCCACTGCAGCAGTTCCTGCTGGAACGACTGTCCAATTTCTCCGGACTGACTGGCAGTCTGATCATCCGGGTCCAA TAATGACATACCTTGCTAAGTGCCCCGGCTCTTGCTCGGCCTTCAAGGCTGATTCTGGGAACATCTGGGTCAAG gaggatggatatgatgCGGTAAGTGACCGACAGctctacgggggccccaaaaacccgggagcgctctggagtgctccggttttgggaacctcctcgttaggatccgacgaatccggattgctcggcgaggaCTTgagagcactccacgagcccttccgagcgtcataccaaacgctcccGAATGCTCGCtga